The Pseudomonas entomophila genome segment ATAGGGGTAGCGCGCCGCCAACTCGTCGAGGCTGTCGATCACCGGCTGGTACGGCATGGCCTCGTCCTGGGCCACCCGCAGCAAGGCTTCCTGGCCGCGCATCAACGCCAGGGCCCTACCATCGAGGCGTTCGCACTGGCGCAGCAGTTCGCGGGCATCCTCCAGCAGCGCGGCACCGCTTTCGGTCAGCCTGGGCTGGCGCCCGCTGCTGCGTTCGAACAGCGCCACGCCCAGGTCCACCTCCAACAAGGCGATGGCGTTGCTTACCGCCGACTGCGCCCGCCGTTGTTCGCGCGCCACGGCGGAAAACGAACGCAGTTCCGCCGTGCGCACGAAAAGCCGTAGTTGTTCCAGGTTCCAGTGCTCGGCCATTGCCAACCCATCTCCATATCAGATAGGTAATGACTTTACCGCATCTGGGCATCCCCTAGAATGCACAGCCAGCAACGGAGGACCCGCACCATGAACGCCTATACCTATCTCGCCATCGCCATCTGCGCCGAAGTCATCGCCACCGCCTCCATGAAGGCGGTCAAGGGGCTGAGCACACCGCTGCCGTTGCTGTTGATGATCTGTGGCTACGGGGTGGCTTTCTGGATGCTGACCCTGGTGGTGCGCAGCATTCCGGTGGGCATCGCCTATGCGATCTGGTCGGGGCTGGGCATCGTGCTGATCAGCGTCGCAGCCCTGGTGATCTATGGGCAGAAGCTGGATGTCCCGGCGATGCTGGGCATGGCCATGATCGTCGGTGGCGTGGTGGTGATCCAGGT includes the following:
- a CDS encoding DMT family transporter, translated to MNAYTYLAIAICAEVIATASMKAVKGLSTPLPLLLMICGYGVAFWMLTLVVRSIPVGIAYAIWSGLGIVLISVAALVIYGQKLDVPAMLGMAMIVGGVVVIQVFSNTAGH